One Oncorhynchus kisutch isolate 150728-3 linkage group LG11, Okis_V2, whole genome shotgun sequence genomic region harbors:
- the LOC109899119 gene encoding regulator of G-protein signaling 7-like, translating to CRFWLAVQEVKKRPIREVPTRVQEIWQEFLASGAPSAINVDSKSYDKTTQNVKDPGRYAFEDAQDHIFKLMKSDSYSRFIRSSAYQELLQAKKKKSKNLF from the exons TGCAGGTTCTGGCTAGCGGTCCAGGAGGTGAAGAAGAGGCCAATCCGGGAGGTCCCGACCCGGGTTCAGGAGATCTGGCAGGAGTTCCTGGCCTCTGGAGCTCCCAGTGCCATCAATGTTGATTCTAAGAGCTACGACAAGACCACCCAGAATGTCAAGGACCCTGGACGCTATGCCTTTGAAGACGCACAG GATCACATCTTCAAGCTGATGAAGAGTGACTCCTATAGCCGCTTCATCCGTTCCAGTGCCTATCAGGAGCTGTTACAGGCCAAGAAGAAG AAAAGTAAGAACTTGTTTTGA